From the Hymenobacter yonginensis genome, one window contains:
- a CDS encoding TonB-dependent receptor: MTLHPSKMLALAGLLAAVPAVAQAQTTRPNPRGKIEEAEIEIVKERVNQLPEATRNFEKITIAPPTKTAAQVPYTYPDYKLPSDLLNPSVRVLTIRQEELTPQTGNYLKAGIGNYGTFLGRAHLHNTRSNSASYGLDLNHLSSSRGPIDKQNSGQSRTSLGVHGETYSGSTALGAKVDIGRERYNFYGYNRDRPVLPEADSLKQTFFRADAKVYARNRATDAAFQYDVALGFRHWNDRFEAKENNIYAELRSSYALTETSRVTVNGDLSFISFKDSLSYRRPFVQVTPAYNLTLNRLALTVGATLGYTGDTIRDVSQFKVYPAVRVGYTVTEDKFVVFAGLGGGLQRVSMYDLTTENPWLAPNQRVADTHRGPTLYFGFQAAPARALEVNAKVTLSNDRNLYFYNNSRRDSTKFDLVYDKKATQLLNIHGEIIYNAAEKTRIGLKADYNGYNVKTLAEAFHRPAFQSVLFASHNVYEKLLLGAELYTYSSSFGSGYRYGANALQPREFVRPTDSVIDLNLRADYRIMENLSIFAQGNNLLNRQYERFLNYPVKGINVLAGVTYDF, encoded by the coding sequence ATGACGCTTCATCCGTCGAAAATGCTGGCGCTGGCCGGCCTGCTGGCCGCCGTGCCCGCCGTGGCCCAGGCCCAGACTACGCGCCCCAACCCTCGCGGCAAGATTGAGGAGGCCGAAATCGAAATCGTAAAAGAGCGGGTCAACCAGCTGCCCGAAGCCACCCGCAACTTCGAGAAAATCACCATCGCGCCGCCCACCAAAACCGCGGCCCAGGTGCCGTATACTTACCCCGACTACAAGCTGCCGTCGGACCTGCTCAACCCCTCGGTGCGGGTGCTCACCATCCGGCAAGAGGAGCTGACCCCGCAGACCGGCAACTACCTCAAGGCCGGCATCGGCAACTACGGCACCTTCCTGGGGCGCGCCCACCTGCACAACACTCGCAGTAACTCGGCCTCCTACGGGCTCGATTTGAACCACCTGTCGTCGAGCCGCGGCCCGATTGACAAGCAGAACTCCGGCCAAAGCCGCACCAGCCTGGGCGTGCACGGTGAAACCTACAGCGGCAGCACGGCGCTGGGCGCTAAGGTGGACATCGGGCGGGAGCGGTACAACTTCTACGGCTACAACCGCGACCGGCCCGTGCTGCCCGAAGCCGACAGCCTCAAGCAAACCTTCTTCCGGGCCGATGCCAAGGTGTACGCCCGTAACCGCGCCACCGACGCCGCCTTCCAGTACGACGTGGCCCTGGGCTTCCGGCACTGGAACGACCGGTTTGAGGCCAAGGAAAACAACATCTACGCCGAGCTGCGCTCCAGCTACGCCCTCACGGAAACCAGCCGCGTGACCGTCAACGGCGACCTGTCGTTTATCTCCTTCAAGGATTCGCTGAGCTACCGCCGGCCCTTCGTGCAGGTGACGCCCGCCTACAACCTCACCCTGAACCGCCTGGCCCTGACCGTGGGCGCCACCCTGGGCTACACCGGCGACACCATCCGCGACGTGTCGCAGTTCAAGGTGTACCCGGCCGTGCGGGTGGGCTACACCGTTACGGAAGACAAGTTCGTGGTCTTTGCCGGTTTGGGCGGCGGTCTGCAGCGCGTGAGCATGTACGACCTGACCACCGAAAACCCCTGGCTGGCCCCCAACCAGCGCGTAGCCGACACCCACCGCGGGCCCACGCTGTACTTCGGCTTCCAGGCCGCGCCGGCCCGGGCGCTGGAAGTGAATGCCAAGGTGACGCTCAGCAACGACCGGAACCTGTACTTCTACAACAACTCCCGCCGCGACTCCACCAAGTTTGACCTGGTCTACGACAAGAAAGCCACCCAGCTGCTCAACATCCACGGCGAAATCATCTACAACGCGGCCGAGAAAACCCGCATCGGCCTCAAGGCCGACTACAACGGCTACAACGTGAAGACGCTGGCCGAGGCCTTCCACCGGCCGGCCTTCCAGTCGGTGCTGTTTGCCTCGCACAACGTGTATGAAAAGCTGCTGCTGGGCGCTGAGCTCTACACCTATAGCTCCAGCTTCGGCTCGGGCTACCGCTACGGCGCCAATGCCCTGCAGCCCCGCGAATTCGTGCGCCCCACCGACTCCGTAATCGACCTGAATCTGCGCGCCGATTACCGCATTATGGAAAATCTAAGCATCTTTGCTCAAGGCAATAACCTGCTTAACCGGCAATATGAGCGGTTCCTCAACTACCCAGTGAAGGGAATCAACGTATTGGCCGGTGTCACCTACGACTTCTAA
- a CDS encoding HU domain-containing protein, translating into MPLSDHIRTLLRDHDCVIIPDFGGLIADYAPARIHPVRHTLAPPAKRVAFNQSLTRNDGLLVDALSARLNLSTAQARQLVREAVARMQEELDTTQRAELSGIGTFRRSAGRGLEFEYTGTDNLLSASFGLPELVSRPVRATDALNSRERQPAVPQLATVRRRAARLVYNALTAVVVGLMFSASYMFADQQGYLPQSLRLPAFREVSANTPQIQPVVTAPAISRQQAALTPADNYVAPAPAAATPAAEVAVATPAVATKPAAAPVAAVVRKAPVAAPVVKAAPAAAAKAVAVKPVSKDVQGPAAKSAKAAVKAPGWEKARAGNATPVASTATINSRTNRYYVVAGSYTSLANAEKGRQALIRLGHPARVILPQAGSRQFKLSVADYADRTSADRQATILRKRMGSSLWVLNY; encoded by the coding sequence ATGCCGCTCTCCGACCATATCCGCACCCTGCTCCGGGACCATGACTGCGTCATCATCCCCGACTTTGGCGGCCTGATTGCCGACTACGCGCCTGCCCGCATTCATCCGGTGCGGCACACGCTGGCCCCGCCGGCCAAGCGCGTAGCCTTCAACCAGTCGCTGACCCGCAACGACGGGCTGCTGGTGGATGCGCTGAGCGCACGCCTGAACCTGAGCACGGCGCAGGCCCGCCAGCTGGTGCGCGAGGCCGTGGCCCGCATGCAGGAAGAACTGGACACCACCCAGCGCGCCGAATTGAGCGGTATTGGCACGTTCCGCCGCTCCGCCGGCCGCGGCCTGGAGTTTGAGTACACCGGCACCGACAACCTGCTGTCGGCCAGCTTTGGGCTGCCGGAGCTGGTGTCGCGCCCGGTGCGCGCTACCGATGCGCTGAACTCGCGCGAGCGGCAGCCGGCCGTGCCGCAGCTGGCCACCGTGCGCCGCCGCGCCGCGCGGCTGGTCTACAACGCGCTTACCGCCGTGGTAGTAGGCCTGATGTTCTCGGCCAGCTATATGTTCGCCGATCAGCAGGGCTATCTGCCCCAGAGTCTGCGCCTGCCGGCTTTCCGGGAGGTAAGCGCTAACACGCCGCAAATCCAGCCAGTAGTAACCGCGCCAGCCATCAGCCGCCAGCAGGCGGCCCTCACGCCCGCCGATAACTACGTGGCTCCGGCGCCAGCCGCCGCTACCCCGGCCGCTGAAGTAGCTGTAGCTACGCCCGCCGTGGCCACCAAGCCCGCCGCTGCTCCGGTGGCGGCCGTGGTGCGGAAAGCGCCGGTAGCCGCGCCGGTGGTGAAAGCCGCGCCGGCCGCTGCCGCCAAGGCCGTAGCCGTGAAGCCCGTGAGCAAGGACGTGCAGGGTCCGGCTGCCAAATCGGCCAAAGCCGCCGTGAAAGCGCCGGGTTGGGAAAAAGCCCGGGCCGGTAATGCAACCCCGGTAGCCAGCACCGCGACAATTAACAGCCGCACCAACCGTTACTACGTGGTGGCCGGTTCCTACACCAGCCTCGCCAATGCCGAGAAAGGCCGTCAGGCCCTGATTCGGTTGGGCCACCCGGCCCGCGTGATTCTGCCGCAGGCCGGCAGCCGGCAGTTCAAGCTCTCCGTTGCCGATTACGCCGACCGCACCTCGGCCGACCGGCAGGCCACCATCCTGCGCAAGCGGATGGGTTCCTCTCTCTGGGTACTCAATTACTAG
- a CDS encoding MotA/TolQ/ExbB proton channel family protein — protein sequence MTVLLSLLLQMQVGSAPAAGAATADSTATAANAAANAAAADLSLVDLIVKGGGIMIPLFLLSFVSLYIIIERYITIRKAAAVPESFMPGIRNLMVKGDLQGAKMLCAQTATPLARMIEKGIRRIGLPLKDIETSVENVGKVEIARLEKNISILGIIAGIAPMLGFVGTIIGVIKIFYAISATGDFGIAQISGGLYTKMVTSATGLIVGIIAHIGYHWLSIMVERLVFRMENSAIEFMDILQDN from the coding sequence ATGACCGTATTGCTTTCCCTGCTGCTTCAGATGCAAGTCGGCAGCGCGCCCGCCGCCGGCGCGGCCACCGCCGACTCCACCGCCACGGCCGCCAACGCGGCTGCCAACGCCGCCGCCGCCGACCTCTCGCTGGTGGATTTGATTGTGAAGGGCGGGGGCATCATGATTCCGCTGTTTCTGCTCTCGTTTGTGTCGCTCTACATCATCATTGAGCGCTACATCACCATCCGCAAAGCCGCGGCCGTGCCCGAGTCGTTCATGCCCGGCATCCGCAACCTGATGGTGAAAGGCGACCTGCAGGGGGCCAAAATGCTGTGCGCCCAGACGGCCACGCCGCTGGCCCGCATGATTGAAAAGGGCATTCGCCGCATCGGGCTGCCGCTGAAAGACATCGAAACCAGCGTGGAGAACGTCGGCAAGGTGGAAATTGCCCGCCTCGAAAAGAACATCAGTATCCTAGGCATCATTGCCGGCATTGCGCCGATGCTGGGCTTCGTGGGTACCATCATCGGGGTTATCAAGATCTTCTATGCCATCAGCGCCACCGGCGACTTCGGCATTGCCCAGATTTCGGGCGGTCTGTACACCAAGATGGTTACCTCGGCCACCGGCCTGATTGTGGGTATCATTGCCCACATCGGCTACCACTGGCTCAGCATCATGGTCGAGCGCCTGGTGTTCCGCATGGAAAACTCGGCCATCGAGTTCATGGACATCCTGCAGGACAACTAA
- a CDS encoding ExbD/TolR family protein — MNLSRRRKLSSHVETSSMNDIMFFLMLFFLIVSTMVNPNIIKLMLPNAKSSKQMMKQPITISVDAAGGYFIDRQPTSAAQLEGELQRRVQGLDSPIAVLRVDASLNVQKLVDILEIGNRLKIKMVMATQAQQAAGK, encoded by the coding sequence ATGAACCTCAGCCGCCGCCGTAAGCTTTCCTCGCACGTCGAAACCAGCTCGATGAACGACATCATGTTCTTTTTGATGCTGTTCTTCCTGATTGTGTCGACGATGGTGAACCCCAACATCATCAAACTGATGCTGCCCAATGCCAAAAGCAGCAAGCAGATGATGAAGCAGCCCATTACGATTTCCGTGGACGCGGCCGGCGGTTATTTCATCGACCGGCAGCCGACCAGCGCCGCGCAGTTGGAAGGCGAGCTGCAGCGCCGCGTGCAGGGCCTTGACAGCCCTATCGCCGTGCTGCGCGTAGATGCCTCCCTGAATGTGCAGAAGCTCGTAGACATCCTGGAAATCGGCAACCGCCTCAAGATTAAAATGGTGATGGCCACCCAGGCCCAGCAGGCCGCTGGGAAATAA